In Desulfobacter hydrogenophilus, the genomic stretch AGAGCAAAGTGATCAAGCTGTCGCGGAAGAACCGTTAACGGTCAGTCCCCAACAGATTTTAGTCACTCCCCAACAGATTTTATTAAACGCTCAAGTCACGACGAAAGATGAGGTACTCGAACTGATTGCTCAACACTTGTCCTCTCTGGGTCTCGTCAGTGGAGACTATTTGGATGCACTCACTGCGCGTGAAGAAAAAGTCAGCACCTATCTGATTAATGGGGCAGCTATCCCACACGGTGTCAATGAAGCAAAAGAGCAGGTTGTTCAAACCGGTGTTTTTATTGTGCAGGTACCGCAAGGTGTGGTCTGGAATGACAAGGGAGACGTGGCTCGATTGATCGTCGGTATTGCAGCAAAAGGCAAGGATCATTTGAACCTGCTTCAGCGGCTGACCAATGTGGTCATGGATGAGGCAGTCGCCGAAAAATTGGCTACCACAACCAATAAAAACGATATTTTGGATGCGCTCAATGCAAAGGAGCAGACTGCACCGCTACAACAGCCGGATCAACAAGAAGATTATTCAGTTGTGACAGAGGCAACGGTAGTTGATGCCCAGGGTATGCATGCCCGCCCCGCCGGCTTGATTTCAGAACAGGCTGTAAAATTTTCAGAAACGGATATCCGCATTCGAAACAATCAGAGGACAGCAACTGCTAAATCCATGGCATCACTTTTGTCCATGGGCGCCAATCAAGGCGATGTTTTGACCATTTCGGCTCAAGGGCCTGAGGCGGAACAGGCCGTTCACGTTCTGGCTGCAATGATTGGTGAGGGGCTGGACAATGAGGCGGAACAGGCGAATGCGTCTTATAATCCACTGACCGTTTTATCGGCTCTGCCCGATGTTCAGTGCCGTTTAACATTAAAAGGTTCCGCCGCATCACCTGGTATTACGATGGCACCTGCATTTCGATTGCAGGGGAGAACGATGAGATATGAGGAGGAAGCACAAGATCCCAAAGCGGAGGCCAAACTGTTTAGCACTGCTCTGACCGAGGCCGCCCTGCAACTGGATAAACTGAAAGCCAACCTGCAAAGCAGGGCGCCAAATGAAGCCGCCATTTTACATGCTCAAAAGCAATTGCTGCAGGATGAACTGGTGTTAATCGACAGTGAAAAGTTTATTGTAAATGGTAAGACTGCCGCATGGTCTTTTAATCAAGCGATTGAAAAGCAGGTTGGGTCACTTAAAACAGTTGACAATGAGCGCTTGAGAGCAAGGATTGCAGACCTCATCGATGTCCGTGATCGGGTAGTGGCGTTGATGGTACCCGCTGTTTCAGCAGTTGAATATCCGCAAACTGATTTCATTTTATTGGCAAAAGATCTAACGCCTTCTCAAACTGCCGGATTGTATGGTCTGAAAGTTCGCGGCATTTGTACCGAGCTTGGCGGACCCAACAGTCATATGGCGATACTTGCCCGCGCCCTGGGGATTCCTGCCGTGGTTGGCCTGGGTGAGGGGGCGCTTGCTAACATTGAGGACGGTGAATTGATTGTTGTCGATCCACAGGCATCGTCCATTTACCTTGATCCGGATGAAGCAACGCAGAAAAATGGAAAAAAATGGATTGAGCAGTGGGAACAGATCCGCACAGCAGAAGATGCTCAAAGACATAAGGCCGCTGAAACGCTGGATGGTCGACACATTGATGTCGTATGCAATATCGCCAAACCGGAAGACGCAAAACTTGTTTTAGACGATGGTGGCGAAGGTGTGGGGTTGTTGAGGACTGAGTTTCTTTTTGAGTCTTCAGTAACAGAACCCTCCATTGAGACACAATGCAATGCCTTAAAAGCCATAATAAAGGAACTTGGCAGCCGTCAGTTGGTCGTGCGTACGGCGGATATTGGCGGAGACAAGCCTGTGTCCTGGCTGCATATGCCTCATGAAGACAACCCATTTTTGGGTATGCGGGGGATTCGTCTGTCGTTTAAATATGAAGACATATTCAAACGACAACTGGAGGCCATTTACCAGACAGCGATCTGGCAAAAAGAGACAACCGGCCTGACCGGGCTGCACATCATGTTTCCCATGATCGGTAGAATGTCGGAGTGGCGAAAAGCGCGGGATATTGCCGAAAAAATTCGGTTGCAGTTAAACGCACCTCAGTTGCCCCTTGGTATTATGATCGAGATACCATCCGCAGTGATGGTTGCGGAGCATTTGGCCAAAGAAGTGGATTTCTTCTCCATCGGTTCAAATGACTTAACGCAGTACACCTTGGCCATCGATCGTCTGCATCCTGATCTTTGCTCTGACGCTGACAGTTACCATCCTGCATTGGTGAAAATGGTTGAGCTGACGGTTAAAGCCGCACAGGCGCATGGTAAATGGGTTGGGGTGTGCGGTAATGCGGCTTCGAATCCTGGCCTTGCGACTCTGCTGGTCGGGTTGGGTGTGACGGAACTGTCGGTCAGCCCAGCCAATGTAGGGGCGGTGAAAAATATTATTCGTGCAGTGAGTTATAAAAAATTACAAGAGAAAGCGCATAAAGCATTACAACTGGAAAGTTCGGAAGCCGTTATGGCGTTATATAAAACAAACGACGATCTGTTGTAGCATCTATTATTAAATAGACCATCACAAACACCAAATTTTTCAATTTAACACCCTTAGGAGGTGTAACCATGACATCACAATACAACCGATACCGCGCGGCCAACCTCACCTTACCGGAAAAAACCTGGGCCTGGAATGTGTATGGCGCGGGCGAAGAGAACATCGGCCGGGATGATCAACCCGAACTTCTTCCCATCCCCAAACCCAATGCCGACCAGATGTTGGTCCGCATCGACAGTGTGGGGCTCTGCTTTTCCGATGTGAAAATCATCCGCATGGGCAGCAGCCACCCGAAACTCTACAATCGTGATCTGTCCCAGGAACCCACCCGGCTGGGACATGAGGCGAGCCTGACAGTCATCGAAGTGGGAGAAGATCTAAAGGGCCAGTACCACCCCGGCCAGCGACTGGCCGTACAGCCCGATATCTATCAAAATGGTAAAAGCACGGCCTACGGCTATACCATTCCCGGAGGGCTGATCCAGTACCACCTGATCGGCCCGGAAGTACTTGACACCGACGAGGGCGCGTGTCTGCTGCCCGTCGGCGAAAGCATGGGGTATGCCGAAGCCGCCCTCCTGGAGCCTTGGGGCTGTGTATTGGCGGCCTATACCCAACGCCGCCGTCTGGAGCCCAAATCCGGCGGCATCATGTGGATCACGGGTCAGCCGGGAGATGATCAGGCATATCTCTTCTCCTCTGGCCTGGACGCCCCGGCCACCATTGTGATAACGGATGTACCGGCCTCGGTGCAAAAGCTGGTGGAGCAAACCTCGGCCAAGAAAATCGTTCGTAATGGCATCGGCCCCGATGACTATCAGGCCCTGGTGGATGAGCTGACCGACGGCATAGGCTTTGACGATATTGTCATGCTCGATCCCCGTTCCGCGGCGACGGTGGGGTCTGTGGCCAAGCACATCGCCCGGCGTGGCACCCTCAACCTGGTGGGCCAAACCGCCCTGGACGGCCTGGTGGAGACCGATGTGGGCCGCCTGCACTACGACTACACCGCCTATCTGGGCGGTCAGGGACCGGACATCGCCGCCTCCTATGGGGAAGCGCGCAACCGCTGTGATTTACGACCCAAGGGCACCACCGTTTTCGTAGGCGCCGGCGGCCCCATGGGGATGATGCATGTTCAGCGGGCCATTCAGCAACCCGATGGCCCCCACAAGATTATCGCCACCGAAGTGAGCGATCTGCGCCTGAAGACACTCCATGACCGTTTGACTCCCCTGGCAGAACGTAACGGGTGTGAGCTATTGACCTTCAATCCCCAATCCCAAAACCAATCTCTGTATGATTTTGTGATGGAAGCCACCGGTGGACAAGGGGCGGACGACGTTGTGGTCAGTGTCCCCATTGCCGATGTGATGGCTGAGGCCGCCACAGTAATGAACCCCAATGGCATGCTGGTCTTTTTTGCCGGTGTGCCCAACGGCACCCTGGCGCCTTTGAATCTGAGCACGGTTTACCTCAACAATACCCAATACACGGGGACTTCCGGGTTGACTATGAACGATCAGCAGCAGGTCCAGGAACTGTCCAATAAAGGAGATCTATCTCCGGGGTGCAGCGTAGGAGCCATCGGCGGCATGCGGGCGGCCAAGGAAGGAATTCAAGCCATGATCGAAGGTCGCTACTCCGGTAAGATCATTATCTTCCCCCAAATTCATGACCTTCCCCTGATGGGACTCAACGAATTGAAAGAAAAGCTGCCGGATATCGCCGAGAAACTGGAGCCCGGGGATATGTGGACCGTTGAGGCGGAAAAAGCGCTCTTTGAAAAATATTGGAGAGGTTAAAAATGATTTACACCGTTACACTCAATCCCGCGGTTGATCGTGAGATGACAGTTGACACCATTGCGTTTGATACTGTCCTGCGAGCCTTGGAGTGGCGGGTAGACTGCGGAGGGAAAGGTTTTAATGTCGCACGTATGCTGAAGTCACTTGGTACTTCGAGTGTAGCCCTGGGGTTTGCTGCCGGTAAAAGTGGGGAGATGCTGAATGATAAGCTCCAGTCCCTTGGCATTGAGACAGAGTTTGTCTGGGTCGATGGAGAAACCCGGACGAATGTCTCCATTGTAAGCGCAGAAAATGGACAATACGTGAAGGTCAATGAGCCGGGTCCGACTATTAATGGGGCAGATCTTGCGCAGCTGGCACAAAAGATACGCGATCGGGTACAGGCCGGGGACTGGTGGGTACTGGCCGGCAGTCTGCCTCCGGGAGTTGAGCCAAGCTACTATACTGAGCTCATTACCATCATCCAGTCAGCTGGAGCAAAAGTCTTTCTGGATACCAGCGATGAGGCCCTGCGTCAAAACTGCAGTGCCAAACCCTTGCTGGTCAAACCGAATGATGAAGAAGCACATAAGCTTACTGGATTACCTGTCAACACGCCCGCTGAGATAGTAGCGGTTGGTATGGCAATTTCTGCCATGGGTCCTGTCAGCGTGATTATCTCCCTTGGAAAAGTGGGCGCAGTGCTGGTTGATAAAGGTAAGGCGTGGCTGGCTACCAGCCCCAAAATAGTTGCGGCCAACCCTATTGGCGCTGGAGATTCAATGGTTGCCGGTATTGTCTGGGGTCTCAGCCAGGGGGACAGCATGCAGGATGCATTGTGCAAAGGGATTGCCTGCGGTGCTGCGACCGCCAGCCAAAAAGGCACATCGGTTGGTTCCCGTGAGCAGGTGAACGATTTGTTATCACAGGTTCAGATACGAGAAGTGAAATAGGAGCATTGCATTTTAATCTGCGGTCCTAAGCAGGCCATCGTGATCGGCTGTGCACAATCCGATTCTCCGATGAGCCTGCAGGGCTCAGGCAGTGCCGAAAGGCCTGATCCGACCGGCAACGTCTATCCCGGACTTCACTTTGCTTAATAATGTTCCCGATCAGCCTGTCTATACCAATGCTCGCTTCTTCATACAGAGTAGTGCCCAAATTCACGGTATATTCATGGCTAAAGGGAAATTTATTGCCGGAATAGTCGTTGGTCCCGTCATTAAACGAATCAAACTCATACTCAAACATGTACCCGGGCCTCAATCTCCATGCCGCTGCTGTGGGCCTCAGCGGCATTGGCCTTTTCGTAAAAAGTGGTGCCTGGAATCCCAGGGTTGCAATCTGAAAATTAAGGAAGTTGTGTGAAAAACAAAAGCATACCACCCAAAGTATTGCTTGTCTTACTTTTTAAGGGTATACACGATTATAATATAGGATTTAACCCTGGATTTGATCACGGGATAATTGCAAGTCTAAAAGGAGCAGATATGCGTTTCAAACAAATAAGTCATGACCCCCAGTGAAACTGGGGGCTTGATTGTTAACCGCTCAAAGCGGTCTTTTAAAAGCGCCTAAAGGCGCGGTTTAATCAAACAAGTTCATCTGTTCGCAACGTTGATCCTCTTTTTCTTGATGCCGGATATATGCTCGAACAATTTGTTCGTCGATTCCTACTGTTGATGCAAAATAACCTCTGGCCCAAAATTTTTCACCATTATAGTTCCTTTTTTTACCACAAAACTGACGTGCTATCTGAATAGCACTTTTCCCCTTGATGAACCCAACTACCTGAGCCACGGCAAATTTGGGTGGAATGGAGATCAGCATATGAACATGGTCTGTCATCAAATGTCCTTCTTCGATCTCGCATTCTTTTTGTTTTGCCAAACCATGTAGTATTGACCCCAGTTCCCGACGTAATTGCCCGTAAATAACTTTCTTCCGATATTTTGGAATCCAAACCACATGATACTTGCAATACCACTTTGAATGCTTTAAACTTTTATAATCTTTCATACAACCTTCCTTTAATAGCTTTGAGCGGCTAACTTAAGGAAGGTTGTTTATTTTCAACTCCCGGAACTGTCAAACTTTTCGAGTCCTCCACCGGAGGTGGAGGTTTACCCAATAGAATTATGTTTTGTTCGCTTTTATGGTGCTGTTGTGCATATCCGGTTGCGCAGGTATTATATCAAAAAATATTCAGAATCAGGTGGAAAAAAATCTCAGTCTCAAAATGGTTCTTGAGGATACCCGGGACTATGCCGGAAAAATGGTTTTGTGGTCTGGAGAAATCATCAACACCGACAACGAAAAACAGGGTACCATGATGGAAATAATCCAAAAGCCTGCTGATATCAACGGCAGGCCCAAGGATGTCGATAAAAGCCAGGGCCGGTTCCTTGCGTTAAATAAAACCTATCTTGACGCAGCCATCTATGAAAAAGGAAGAAAGGTCACAGTTGCCGGCCGCATAAAAGAGAAACGAACACGGCCCCTCGGTGGCATCCAATATACCTATCCTCTGATTATGGTCGAAGAAATTTATTTGTGGCCCAGAACTGATCTGGACGGGCACGACAGGTATTATCATGGGTCCTTTATGGCACCATCCTTATTGGTGGTATTGACATGTCCTTTTACTCTCGATGATCGAGTTACAAGTATCCTACGGTAGATTGAATAAACACGAAAAGAGCAATGACTGCAAAAATATTTATCATTAGAACCATTATCGCCCTGGGCGCGGTGATCGGCCTTGCCATAGGCGGATTAAACGGCCTGGCATGGGTGAAGTGGCCGGGCTTTTTGCTTTACCTGGCCTGTTTTGCCATGTATGTAAGCGCCCTTTATCAGGCCCTGTTTAAAATGAAAACCGTGACGGCCGATCTGCTGGTTGTCACGGTCATGACCGTGTCCCTTTTTGCCGGCCAGCCCCTGAGCGGTGCTCTGGTGGCTTGGTTCATCAGCATGGGGCTTGCCATCTCCTTTACCATTATTGAGCGGACCGGCCGGAAAATCAACGCCCTGACCAGGCAGGGCCGCAGTACCGTCCGGATAATAAAGGATAATCAGATCGTATCATTGCCCGTTGAACGGATCTGCAAAGGGGATGTGGTGATGGTACCCCAGGGAGAAATGATCCCGGTGGACGGCCGGATTGTGGAAGGAGCCTCTTCCATTGATGAATCGGTTGTAACCGGCGAGCCCTTTGCTGTGTATAAAAAAGAGAGGGATTTCTCCATGTCATGGCCCGGGAGATTGAAGCGTCACTCAAGGTCAAACCCCGAATTCATGAAAATGCTCACCGCTTTGTTCAGTTTTTCATTGTCGGCGTGGTGATCTATGCGGCCGGCGTTTTTATTGTGACCGCCCTGGCGGCCGGTGATGCCGCAACCGGGCTGATGCGAATGGCCGCGGTGACAGCCGTGGCCTGCCCTTGTGCCTGGGCCCTTTCGGTACCCACGGCTTTTGCTGCTGCCATCGGCGGATTGAGCAGCAAAGGGATTCTGGTGCGGGGCGGCACGCCACTGGAACAGGCGGGCCGGGCAGAGGTTGTTGTCCTGGATAAGACCGGCACCCTGACCCTTTCCCAGCCAAAGGTATCGGGTATTACCGCTTTTGATTTGCCGGTTCTACTATTAACGACATTAAACCCAGATTTATTCATAATCCATCATTTTTCCCTTGATAAATTTAACGAAGTCCTCTGCAGTCAGGGGACGAAGGATTTGGGGTACGGAGATGTTGATTGAAAGATTCAGTGTATCCGCCCCATCGCTGCACGCATCAAGGATCTTCCGGAACTCGGCACATGAGGTGTCCAGGATGAAGGCTCCCAGGGAAGCCATGGCTCCAGACTCTTCGGCCACCCCGATGAACTGATCCGGCGGCACAAAGCCAAGTTCCGGACTTTCCCAGCGCACCAGTGCCTCAGCACCGTGGATGGTGCCGTCTCCGTGAACCTGGGGTTGGAACACCATGTAAAGCTCATTCTCCTCAACGGCGGTATGCAGTGAATATTCGATCAGGGTCTTTCGCTCCATTATTTCCTGGAGTTCACTGTTGTAAAATGCATAATTATTACGTTTTTTCTTTGCGGTGTACATGGCAAGGTCGGCTGAGACCATGAGCTGCTCTATGCCGGCCCCGTCCTCCGGATATCGGGATATGCCGACGCTGCATCCGATACGCAGCTTCAATCCGGAAATGTAATAAGGTTTCGAAATTTCGGAGACAATCCTATGGCCCAGGTGGCTGTTGTTAAAACCGGCCGGTTCTTTTTTTATGAAGACCGAAAATTCGTCCCCACCATTCCTTACGATTTCGGAGCCTTCCGGCACCAGTTGTTTGAGCCGCTGGCTCACTTCAATGAGCAGTTTGTCTCCCAGGGCATGGCCAAAAGAGTCGTTAATATTCTTGAAATTGTCCAGATCAATAAACAAGAAAAGAAACGGGGAGGCATCCCGGGTTATCCACTGGTAGGAAATAGCCTTCAAAGCCGCCCGATTGTAAAGGTCCGTCAGGGAGTCATGAACCGCCTGATAGGAAAGCAGACGGTGTGCCGCCGCTTCCTTGTGGTAAAGCATATGGAAAAGGATGAAAAAACCGGTCAAGACCAAAATAAAACCAGCTAACTGGATAAAAAAACCCTGCCCGAAGAAGAGCGTTCTAACCGTCCTCATCGGAATCAAAGTCTGCGCCCAAATTTTATACCTTGTATTGTATTTCACGAAGTAAAAGGAGCTCTCTTTGGTCAGCCATGACCAGGTTTCGTAGTGGACGCCTTTTTTAGATTTTCGGATTTCTTCAGGGCGCAGACCCGCCCCGGTTTCGACATTCAACGCCGCAATTTTAACCGGCGGCCGGGAGACCGGGGATGAAAAAAGCTTGTGATGCTCCGTTTCCGGCAAAAAATTGAGGTCAGCCTTATTTTTGTCTGGGGATTCTAAATAACAGCCGTGGGCTGATCTGGTCAATCCACAATCAGACTCAACTCACAACAAAACATGAAAGCATATCAATTAAGTTATTTTGACTTTCATATAAAGAAGAATCTGACTAGCTATTTATAATGCCAAAACACATGGCAAAGCGCAAGACAAATATTGGTATAAATAAACTATTAGCTCCCTCAAAGTTTTTAATTATTTCAGAGTTTTTTAGACTACGTAAAAATTTATAGTTGTAATCTCTTTATCTTTCAGTATATTTATCGAAGCTTTTTTTTGAACAGTGAATTAACAGCCATGAGCTGAATTAGTTTTTTACCGTAATTCAGCCCACCATAAAAATTGAAAGATCTATATTTGCTACACAGACTTTCTTATACAATTTGGAGGTACATATGCCAGGATTTAAAAGGAAAAGGCACCGTGGAGAAAACTGCTGCATGCTCAGGAATATTAAACCCGGACGGCGGGCCAAAATCCGCTGCCACCATGCCAAAGGAGCAGTGCGTCAACGCCTTCTGGATCTGGGATTTGTTCCGGACACTGATGTTGAGGTGATCCGCAAGGCCCCACTAGGCGATCCCATTGAATGCTGTGTGGCCAATTATACGGTTGCACTCAGAAATTCTGAAGCCGACCTCATTGAGGTCGAAAGTTATTAATTTACCCATGAATACAGAGAAATAAATAATGAATGAACCCCCTGAAGCCGATCCGAAAAAACTTTTGGTGGGCCTGGCCGGCCAGCAAAACGCCGGCAAATCAACCACATTTAATATGCTTACCGGGGCCAACCAGCACATTGCCAATTACCCCGGCGTTACCGTTGATAAAAAAACCGGATTCTACCGCTACCGTGAAACCCGGGTGGAACTTGTTGATCTTCCCGGTACTTACAGCCTGACCTCTTTTTCCCTTGAAGAGCGGGTGGCAAGGGATTTTCTGATTTCAGAACATCCTGATGTCATTGCCAATGTGGTGGACGCCTCTTCCCTGAAACGCAGCCTTTATTTCACCTTCCAGGTGCTGGAAATGGGCTTTCCCGTTGTGGTGGTCCTGAACATGATGGACGTGGCCAAACGCAACGGAACCCATGTGGATGTATCTGCTCTGGAACATTGCCTGGGAGTAAACGTCATCCCTACCGTGGGCCGCAAGCGCCGGGGCAAGACGGAATTGAAAGATGCCATTCTGGATACGGCGAACCGCAAAACCCATAATTCCCTTCGTATCAACTATGAAGAACTTGAGCCGGCTGTGGAGAACCTTCAAAAACGCCTGGATCAAAGCAAACAGGCCGAAAACTACCCCTCCCGATGGCTGGCCGTCAAGCTCCTTGAGGGAGATAGCGAAGCCGAGCGTATTGCCGGTGAACTTCTTGGGGAAGAGTGCGAAGAACTAAAAATGGCCGAAAGTGTCCGCCAGGAATTTGAAGAAGAACATTACATGAATGTCCCGGACTACCTGGTGGGCTGCCGGGACCGTCTGGCCACAAAGATTGTCAACACCTGCGTCACGGAAACCAAGAACGGCCGGGACCGGGTCACTGAAACCATCGACAGAGTAGTCCTGAATCGGTTTGCCGCCCCCTTTTTCCTCATTGCCACGGTATTTGTGATTTACCAACTTTCCATTGTCAAGGGGTATGAGCTTACAGTTTACTGGTGGCCCATTTTAGCAAAATTGCGGGCCATGGTTGCCGGCGTACTGCCCGCGGCCGGTATCCTGGAGGATCCATATATCCGGTCCATGGGACTATGGATGGTGGATTCAGCCAATGCCCTTCTCAACTATATCCCTATTTTTTTGATACTGTTTTCCCTCATCGCCATTCTTGAGGACAGCGGATACATGGCCAGGATCGCCTTTATCCTGGACAAGTTGTTTCATTCCTTCGGCCTCCACGGCCAGTCTACCCTGCCCTATATCCTGGGCGGTGTGTTTGCCGGAGGATGTGCCGTACCCGGGGTTATGGCCACCAAGGGGATACCGGACGAACGGTCCCGAATGGCCACCATCCTTACAGTGCCCTATATGAACTGTCTGGCAAAGATCCCCTTTTACACCCTGCTCATCAATGTATTTTTTGCCCCGTACAAATCCTGGGCGATGCTCTTTTTATCCACAGTGACTATTTTTGTAGCCCTGCTGGTAGCCAAACTTTTGACTTCGACACTGCTCAAATCTATGGAAACCGCCCCCTTTGTCATGGAACTTCCCAAATACCATTCCCCGACGCTGTTCGGCGTAGGCCAGCGGGCCATTGAGCGAACCTGGCAGTACATCAAAAAAGTAGGGTCCATTGTGGTGGCCGTCTCCGTCTGCGTATTTACCCTGCTTCAATTCCCGGGCATTTCCGATGAAAAGCAGGCCCATTTTGAAGAAGAAATAACCCAAGCTGTGGGCACCTTTCAGAAAAAGATCGCCATGACCCAATATGCAAACCAGTTCAAGGATGAAGCCGCCCTGGCGTCAATGATCAATCTGTATAACGATTTTAAAACCGCACGGCTTACCACAAAAGGGGCGAAAGCGTCCAAGGCCTTGTCCGCTAGATTCAAAGCCAATTACCCGGAACAATTTAAATTCCTCAAGCCCCAGAAGGATAAAGACGCCAAAAAGGTAAACAAGGCCCTGCGTGGGTTGGTCTCCAAGCGTAAATCCTTACGCCGCCAGATCAAGGAATCACAGATAGAAACCAGCGCCCTTGGTATGGTGGGGCGATCCCTGGAACCTATTACCCAGTGGGCCGGATTCAACTGGAAGATCAATGTGGCCATTCTTTCCTCCTTTGCAGCCCGGGAATCTTCAGTGGCCACCATCGGTGTTCTCTACCAACAGGGGGCTGATGAAAACAAAAGCCTTGAAGACCGTGTGGAGGCCGAAGCTGGAGAGGGAGGATTTTCCCCCCTGCACGCCCTGGCCATCATGGTCTTTTTTGCCCTGTACCCACCCTGTCTGGCGACAACCATCATGATCAAGGTACAAACCGCTTCATACAAATGGATGGTTTTTTCCATGATTTTTCCCACCACCTTAGGGTTTGTCGCGGCCTGCCTGATCTACACCGGCGGCAGGGCCTTGAATCTTTCCGGCATCCAGATGATGGGTGTGTTCTATGCCGCAGTACTTCTAACGACCGTGTGTACGGGCCTGTTCAGCTCATGGGAACGAAAACCCGGCCCCCCGCCTGTGCCCGATCTGCGCGAGGCTCCGAAACCGTTGTAGTTTTATGCATCGCCGGCACCGGCCTGGGATATAAAAGAGGCCATAAAACTTAAAAAAAACATTGACAAAAACCTTAAATAATGAAAATAAGTTGTCCGATTAGAGACTAGATGGAGCTAACAAGTATTTTATCCTACAAATATTTATATGTGCCAATGCAATCACTAACCCTGTTAAAAAGTGTAAGAATAAAAACTTGTTAGCTAAAGAAATAATTATGATTCAGGATAAACTTAAACCCCGCAACAGCGGAACATTGCCACAGGCTTTATAAAAATAGAACCAGAATTTGAAGATGCCCGGCAGGCCTTTGCCTGAATGGCTTGCCGGGCTAATTTTCACATCAACAAGGAGAAAAAAATGAAACTGAAATTGACTGTATTAATCTTTGCTGCCATGGTGTTTGGCTTTTTTGTAACGCCACTGTGCCAGGCCCACACGCCGCTGTGCTCCTGCTATGACAATGGAGACGGAAGCGTGACCTGCGAAGGCGGATTTTCCGATGGATCTTCGGCTGCAGGTGTCCAGATGCATGTTGAAGACGGTGCCGGGAAGGTGCTGATCCAGGGTAAAATGGATGACGACAGTGAATTTACCTTTGACAAACCCGCAGGCGCCTACAAAGTTCAATTTGATGCCGGGGAAGGTCACAAGATAACCGTGGACGGCAAGGAAATCACCGAATAGCTCGGTCACTGCATAATTTTTAAAAAGGAGAACATCTTGAAGATGAAACATGTTATCACCACCATCAGCACCCTGGCCATCCTGGCACTTACCGTACCGGCATTTGCCCACTTTCAAATGATCTATACACCTGAAAGCGCCTTGAACAAGGGGGGTAAAATTCCTTTGGCCATTGTTTTCA encodes the following:
- a CDS encoding Slp family lipoprotein — protein: MFAFMVLLCISGCAGIISKNIQNQVEKNLSLKMVLEDTRDYAGKMVLWSGEIINTDNEKQGTMMEIIQKPADINGRPKDVDKSQGRFLALNKTYLDAAIYEKGRKVTVAGRIKEKRTRPLGGIQYTYPLIMVEEIYLWPRTDLDGHDRYYHGSFMAPSLLVVLTCPFTLDDRVTSILR
- the tnpA gene encoding IS200/IS605 family transposase, whose translation is MKDYKSLKHSKWYCKYHVVWIPKYRKKVIYGQLRRELGSILHGLAKQKECEIEEGHLMTDHVHMLISIPPKFAVAQVVGFIKGKSAIQIARQFCGKKRNYNGEKFWARGYFASTVGIDEQIVRAYIRHQEKEDQRCEQMNLFD
- the pfkB gene encoding 1-phosphofructokinase; translated protein: MIYTVTLNPAVDREMTVDTIAFDTVLRALEWRVDCGGKGFNVARMLKSLGTSSVALGFAAGKSGEMLNDKLQSLGIETEFVWVDGETRTNVSIVSAENGQYVKVNEPGPTINGADLAQLAQKIRDRVQAGDWWVLAGSLPPGVEPSYYTELITIIQSAGAKVFLDTSDEALRQNCSAKPLLVKPNDEEAHKLTGLPVNTPAEIVAVGMAISAMGPVSVIISLGKVGAVLVDKGKAWLATSPKIVAANPIGAGDSMVAGIVWGLSQGDSMQDALCKGIACGAATASQKGTSVGSREQVNDLLSQVQIREVK
- the ptsP gene encoding phosphoenolpyruvate--protein phosphotransferase translates to MSGNTLKVGVQSFGRFLSGMVMPNIGAFIAWGLITALFIPAGWLPNEKLASLVGPIITYLLPLLIGYTGGKMVGGDRGAVAGAVTTMGVIVGSDIPMFMGAMIAGPLGGLAVTRFDKKVHGKIKPGFEMLVNNFSLGIISMIVALIAYAIIGPLVSALTKALAAGVGWIVNMSLLPLVSIIVEPAKILFLNNAINHGVFTPLGAEQAAKFGASIYYMIETNPGPGLGILLAYMVAGKGTAQKSAYGAAIIHFFGGIHEIYFPYILMKPRLIIAVIAGGMVGVGFNMITSNALVGPPSPGSVFALTLMSTKGMGIVLTLSSIAVSTVTSFLIGSVIVRKDASESDDLEAATAAVAASKASAKGQAAPIAAGSVRSIIVACDAGMGSSAMGATVLRGKVKDAGLTIEVTNAAINDLKEADMVITQKELTDRARAKLPSAQHFSIDNFMDASFYDELVAKIVQAPVEQSDQAVAEEPLTVSPQQILVTPQQILLNAQVTTKDEVLELIAQHLSSLGLVSGDYLDALTAREEKVSTYLINGAAIPHGVNEAKEQVVQTGVFIVQVPQGVVWNDKGDVARLIVGIAAKGKDHLNLLQRLTNVVMDEAVAEKLATTTNKNDILDALNAKEQTAPLQQPDQQEDYSVVTEATVVDAQGMHARPAGLISEQAVKFSETDIRIRNNQRTATAKSMASLLSMGANQGDVLTISAQGPEAEQAVHVLAAMIGEGLDNEAEQANASYNPLTVLSALPDVQCRLTLKGSAASPGITMAPAFRLQGRTMRYEEEAQDPKAEAKLFSTALTEAALQLDKLKANLQSRAPNEAAILHAQKQLLQDELVLIDSEKFIVNGKTAAWSFNQAIEKQVGSLKTVDNERLRARIADLIDVRDRVVALMVPAVSAVEYPQTDFILLAKDLTPSQTAGLYGLKVRGICTELGGPNSHMAILARALGIPAVVGLGEGALANIEDGELIVVDPQASSIYLDPDEATQKNGKKWIEQWEQIRTAEDAQRHKAAETLDGRHIDVVCNIAKPEDAKLVLDDGGEGVGLLRTEFLFESSVTEPSIETQCNALKAIIKELGSRQLVVRTADIGGDKPVSWLHMPHEDNPFLGMRGIRLSFKYEDIFKRQLEAIYQTAIWQKETTGLTGLHIMFPMIGRMSEWRKARDIAEKIRLQLNAPQLPLGIMIEIPSAVMVAEHLAKEVDFFSIGSNDLTQYTLAIDRLHPDLCSDADSYHPALVKMVELTVKAAQAHGKWVGVCGNAASNPGLATLLVGLGVTELSVSPANVGAVKNIIRAVSYKKLQEKAHKALQLESSEAVMALYKTNDDLL
- a CDS encoding zinc-binding dehydrogenase; translated protein: MEQTSAKKIVRNGIGPDDYQALVDELTDGIGFDDIVMLDPRSAATVGSVAKHIARRGTLNLVGQTALDGLVETDVGRLHYDYTAYLGGQGPDIAASYGEARNRCDLRPKGTTVFVGAGGPMGMMHVQRAIQQPDGPHKIIATEVSDLRLKTLHDRLTPLAERNGCELLTFNPQSQNQSLYDFVMEATGGQGADDVVVSVPIADVMAEAATVMNPNGMLVFFAGVPNGTLAPLNLSTVYLNNTQYTGTSGLTMNDQQQVQELSNKGDLSPGCSVGAIGGMRAAKEGIQAMIEGRYSGKIIIFPQIHDLPLMGLNELKEKLPDIAEKLEPGDMWTVEAEKALFEKYWRG